The following coding sequences lie in one Thalassoglobus polymorphus genomic window:
- a CDS encoding GNAT family N-acetyltransferase has protein sequence MLLWHEKIPIGICILNSPPKTLSMRNRFFGRSGKWERTSMRTLNTQLVLLSRVVIHPTFRGAGIASQFVRRVCELSGYPWIETLAQMGHINPFFERAGFQRVGVSQAQQRSRNGHSKLYGNRQNYAEEKGLISQETFNKSRYSNPVYYIFDNRENYDQTNFKAGSKTNSKEEGN, from the coding sequence ATGCTGTTGTGGCACGAGAAGATCCCCATCGGAATCTGTATTTTGAACTCACCTCCCAAAACTCTCTCGATGCGAAATCGCTTCTTTGGTCGCTCGGGGAAATGGGAGAGAACTTCGATGCGGACACTCAATACTCAACTCGTCCTTCTTTCTCGCGTCGTCATTCACCCCACGTTTCGAGGCGCTGGCATCGCAAGCCAGTTCGTGAGGCGCGTTTGCGAACTGAGCGGCTACCCATGGATTGAAACACTTGCCCAAATGGGGCATATCAATCCATTTTTTGAGCGTGCCGGATTTCAACGTGTGGGAGTCTCGCAAGCTCAGCAACGCTCTCGAAACGGACACTCCAAACTCTACGGAAATCGACAAAACTATGCCGAAGAAAAAGGCCTCATCTCTCAAGAAACGTTCAACAAAAGCCGCTACTCCAACCCCGTCTACTACATCTTCGACAACCGCGAAAACTACGACCAAACAAACTTCAAAGCGGGCAGCAAAACGAACAGCAAAGAAGAAGGCAACTAA
- a CDS encoding histidine triad nucleotide-binding protein has protein sequence MAEKTIFKKIIDKEIPADIIYEDELCLAFKDLNPQAPVHILVIPKKEIRSLGTIEAEDQTLLGHLLLVIRKLAEDLKLSEGFRTVANTGKDGGQTVDHLHFHLLGQRPLDWPPG, from the coding sequence ATGGCGGAAAAGACGATTTTCAAGAAGATTATCGACAAAGAAATCCCTGCAGACATCATTTACGAAGACGAGCTCTGCTTAGCCTTCAAGGATTTGAATCCTCAAGCACCTGTACACATTTTGGTCATCCCCAAAAAAGAAATTCGCTCGCTGGGGACCATTGAAGCTGAGGACCAGACACTGCTAGGGCATTTACTACTGGTGATCCGAAAACTGGCTGAAGACCTGAAACTCTCAGAGGGATTTCGAACCGTCGCAAATACCGGAAAAGATGGTGGTCAAACAGTCGATCATCTGCACTTCCACCTGCTTGGCCAGCGTCCACTCGATTGGCCACCCGGTTAG
- a CDS encoding ATP-binding cassette domain-containing protein, translating into MKISAQHQFLPKTNSTRSSMVMDNFGISFEQGLHVIADGLDLPVQSGQIVIFTGESGSGKSSLMKSLRTELERDHQTIVSLDELDLGTEILVDELDLPFEEALQLLSACGLGEAHLLLRTPHELSDGQRYRFRLAKALSSRADWIVADEYTATLDRTLAKVVSLNLRKTADRSATGFLLATTHDDIIDDLSPDIHVHCQLNGTIDVHVAESNGSKKKASRSLMASGFHLAPNPTGRISHGGITAATNSG; encoded by the coding sequence ATGAAAATTTCGGCACAACATCAATTCCTTCCCAAGACGAATTCAACACGTTCATCAATGGTGATGGACAACTTCGGAATCAGCTTTGAACAGGGTCTGCATGTCATCGCTGACGGACTCGACTTGCCTGTTCAGTCGGGGCAAATCGTCATCTTCACTGGTGAGAGCGGCTCTGGAAAATCGTCGCTAATGAAATCGCTCCGTACCGAACTTGAAAGAGATCATCAAACGATCGTTTCTCTCGATGAACTCGATCTTGGTACTGAAATCCTCGTCGACGAGCTCGATCTTCCTTTTGAAGAGGCATTACAGCTTCTCTCGGCGTGCGGTTTGGGAGAAGCACATTTGCTGTTGCGAACTCCTCATGAACTCTCGGATGGACAGCGATACCGATTTCGACTTGCCAAGGCTTTGTCGAGTCGGGCGGACTGGATTGTCGCAGACGAATACACAGCGACGCTTGATCGGACACTTGCCAAAGTTGTCTCATTGAACTTGCGAAAAACGGCTGATCGATCTGCAACCGGATTTCTTCTGGCCACGACTCACGACGACATCATCGACGATCTTTCACCTGATATACATGTTCATTGTCAGCTGAATGGAACAATTGACGTGCATGTTGCTGAGAGTAACGGGAGTAAAAAAAAAGCCTCTCGATCGCTGATGGCTTCTGGATTTCACCTGGCACCAAATCCGACTGGCCGTATTTCTCACGGTGGCATTACCGCAGCCACCAACTCGGGTTGA
- a CDS encoding SGNH/GDSL hydrolase family protein — MNVFVFHLVSGDAFLTGNAMLVAALLGIASGRMVVQRLASLCGIFGLLLMVMTAVPGNGLYYFAGAGLGISWMIWRFHFRSSRRFGTIFIVVVIAFVSLSLANELSGRRRPDFDEPAPRTLVIFADSLTAGISENEAITWPNLLSRKHSIRVIDYSRMGATVGSELKRLDELALVDGVILIELGGNDVLGATSVPDFERSLNEFLSQVTASHQTVVMFELPVPPTFNRFGSVQRRLARRYSVQLIPKRELAKILASPENTLDTIHLSQPGHEQMARSVWDQISFAFQPVP; from the coding sequence ATGAATGTTTTCGTTTTCCATCTTGTGAGTGGTGATGCGTTTTTGACGGGGAATGCGATGCTCGTCGCTGCCCTGTTGGGCATCGCTTCAGGCCGCATGGTCGTCCAGCGGTTGGCGAGTCTGTGTGGCATTTTCGGCCTGCTTTTGATGGTCATGACCGCGGTCCCTGGCAACGGTCTCTACTATTTCGCTGGGGCGGGACTGGGGATCAGTTGGATGATTTGGCGATTTCACTTTCGGTCGAGCCGACGCTTCGGAACGATTTTCATCGTCGTTGTGATTGCGTTTGTCAGTCTCTCGCTTGCCAATGAGCTAAGCGGGCGACGTCGACCAGATTTTGACGAGCCAGCTCCGCGTACGCTTGTGATTTTTGCGGATTCCCTGACTGCCGGAATTAGTGAAAACGAAGCGATAACATGGCCGAATCTGCTGAGCAGGAAGCATAGTATTCGGGTGATCGACTATTCCAGAATGGGCGCGACAGTCGGATCGGAATTGAAACGGCTGGATGAGCTCGCCCTCGTTGACGGAGTCATTCTGATCGAACTCGGGGGAAATGATGTTCTCGGGGCGACCAGTGTCCCAGATTTTGAACGATCGCTGAACGAGTTTCTCAGCCAGGTGACAGCAAGCCACCAAACAGTGGTTATGTTCGAGTTGCCTGTCCCGCCGACGTTCAATCGGTTTGGTTCAGTGCAAAGAAGACTCGCAAGACGCTATTCTGTACAATTGATTCCAAAACGTGAACTCGCAAAAATTCTTGCCAGTCCTGAAAACACTCTGGACACAATTCATTTATCACAACCCGGTCACGAACAGATGGCTCGCTCTGTTTGGGACCAGATTTCATTTGCATTTCAACCCGTTCCGTAA
- a CDS encoding terminase large subunit domain-containing protein has protein sequence MSFQDERLSWQEDDLAALDRAWEELAGHRRRGKKTIRRAYVERPRGHSKTSDMALQIAWILLASKRPLIGLAAAADRDQANFIHDSLHRLANANPELLQNLKFVQHEVRNPLSGSRLEVISSDVKSSYGALPDFVVCDELSHWEKPDMWYSLLSSAAKKPNCVLTILTNAGVGRGWQWEIREHARQDSSWYFSSLDGPHAPWITDDWLAEQKALLPEPVFERLWMNRWQHSDGNFVTLAEAEACRNEELSYQIDGQPGQLYVATIDYAEKRDFTVGCVCHREGETVVVDRMDVVKPTSSQPTQISWVEDWIEDIASRFHRVRFVVDEYQLLSTIQQLENRYPIERFAFQSGQGNQKLAVQLRQLLLHRKLQWYPGCGTVPGIHRDDLETELSSLLLRHSSSGRVRIDHIQDGQHHDDRAFALGVACLALTEDHAASAEMIVTPPAINGAFYLR, from the coding sequence ATGTCATTTCAGGACGAAAGACTCTCCTGGCAAGAGGACGACCTGGCGGCTCTCGACAGGGCGTGGGAAGAACTGGCTGGGCATCGGCGACGTGGTAAGAAAACCATCCGCCGAGCTTACGTGGAGCGCCCACGCGGACATTCCAAGACATCCGACATGGCCCTGCAAATTGCGTGGATTCTTCTGGCTTCTAAACGTCCTTTGATCGGTCTCGCTGCCGCCGCAGATCGGGATCAGGCGAACTTCATTCACGACTCATTGCATCGTTTGGCAAATGCTAATCCAGAGCTATTGCAAAACCTGAAATTTGTTCAGCACGAAGTCCGAAATCCTCTGTCAGGCAGCCGGTTAGAAGTCATCTCCTCCGATGTCAAAAGCTCTTACGGTGCGTTACCAGACTTTGTGGTGTGTGATGAACTCAGCCACTGGGAAAAGCCAGATATGTGGTATTCCTTACTCTCATCAGCTGCCAAGAAGCCAAACTGCGTCCTCACAATCCTCACGAACGCAGGAGTTGGTCGTGGCTGGCAATGGGAGATTCGGGAACATGCCCGGCAAGATTCATCGTGGTATTTTTCGTCGCTCGATGGTCCGCACGCACCCTGGATTACAGATGACTGGCTCGCTGAACAAAAAGCATTGCTTCCCGAACCGGTCTTTGAACGCCTCTGGATGAACCGCTGGCAACATTCCGATGGAAATTTTGTCACGCTAGCTGAAGCAGAAGCATGTCGAAATGAAGAACTGAGTTATCAAATCGACGGACAACCAGGTCAGTTGTACGTCGCAACAATCGACTACGCGGAAAAACGAGACTTCACCGTTGGCTGCGTTTGTCACCGTGAAGGTGAGACCGTGGTCGTTGACCGCATGGATGTTGTGAAGCCGACCAGCTCGCAGCCTACACAAATCAGCTGGGTGGAAGATTGGATCGAAGATATCGCCAGCCGGTTTCATCGCGTCCGTTTTGTGGTCGATGAATATCAGTTGTTGAGCACGATCCAGCAACTGGAAAATCGCTACCCAATCGAGCGATTCGCATTTCAGTCCGGTCAAGGAAACCAAAAGCTGGCGGTACAACTGCGACAGCTTCTCTTACATCGAAAACTTCAATGGTATCCCGGATGCGGTACTGTCCCCGGGATTCATCGTGATGACCTTGAAACCGAACTTTCGTCGCTGTTGCTGAGGCACTCAAGTAGCGGTCGTGTCCGCATCGATCATATCCAGGACGGGCAACATCACGATGACCGTGCCTTCGCACTGGGAGTCGCCTGTTTGGCACTCACCGAGGATCATGCAGCTTCCGCCGAAATGATTGTCACGCCGCCAGCGATCAATGGAGCATTTTACCTAAGGTAA
- a CDS encoding RrF2 family transcriptional regulator: MLSQTVEYALRAVVHLASVCPDAQTTGEIAAATQVPTAYLSKVLQGLRNEGILRSQRGVGGGISLVASPSELTILDVVNAVEPLGRITTCPLGLEAHGEYLCPLHKRMDDAIQVMEEAFQSTTVAEVLSDPNPSIPLANIGPPLCRPQAKVKKKPKSKPKTKSK; this comes from the coding sequence ATGTTGTCTCAAACTGTTGAATATGCATTGCGTGCTGTCGTTCATTTGGCGTCGGTTTGTCCCGACGCACAAACAACGGGCGAAATTGCGGCGGCAACACAAGTCCCGACTGCGTATCTCTCGAAGGTGCTGCAAGGCCTACGGAATGAAGGGATACTGCGTTCGCAACGTGGTGTCGGCGGAGGGATTTCGTTGGTGGCCTCCCCGAGCGAACTTACGATTCTTGATGTTGTCAACGCGGTTGAGCCACTCGGACGAATTACGACATGCCCGCTCGGACTTGAAGCACATGGAGAGTATTTATGCCCGCTCCACAAACGGATGGATGATGCAATTCAAGTGATGGAAGAGGCATTTCAGTCAACAACGGTCGCTGAGGTTCTCTCGGATCCGAACCCGAGTATCCCCCTGGCGAACATCGGCCCTCCACTTTGTCGGCCGCAAGCAAAAGTCAAGAAGAAGCCGAAATCGAAACCAAAGACGAAGTCGAAGTGA
- a CDS encoding ParB N-terminal domain-containing protein yields MNIESLSVNDLKPAPYNPRLRLKPGDAAWEKLERSLDEFDLVQPIVWNRQTGHIVSGHQRLAVLKHRGYESVDCAVVDLSIEKEKALNVTLNNQSVGSDWDAEKLVDLVSELQSLPDFDATLTGFDEQQLKDLVLTPCLSEEAEMVEEFNESLTRVTFEIPNELWEQTRKEFDEILSRHPQIRLHVGT; encoded by the coding sequence ATGAACATTGAATCTTTATCGGTCAATGACCTCAAGCCGGCCCCTTACAACCCTCGCCTCAGACTTAAACCGGGTGATGCAGCTTGGGAAAAGCTGGAACGATCACTCGATGAATTCGATCTGGTCCAACCGATCGTCTGGAATCGACAAACCGGACACATTGTCTCTGGACACCAACGCCTGGCAGTACTCAAACATCGTGGATACGAATCCGTCGATTGTGCTGTCGTTGACCTTTCCATTGAAAAAGAAAAAGCTCTCAACGTCACACTCAATAACCAGTCGGTCGGCAGCGACTGGGATGCCGAGAAGCTCGTCGACCTCGTCAGTGAACTTCAATCACTTCCAGATTTCGACGCGACATTGACTGGCTTCGACGAACAACAATTAAAAGACCTCGTCCTTACTCCATGCTTGTCCGAAGAGGCCGAAATGGTTGAAGAGTTCAACGAATCTTTGACTCGCGTGACCTTTGAAATCCCGAACGAATTGTGGGAACAAACTCGCAAGGAGTTCGATGAAATTCTAAGCCGACATCCCCAAATTCGGTTACACGTCGGAACCTAA